In Phreatobacter stygius, a genomic segment contains:
- the radC gene encoding RadC family protein, producing MTEKSEATLPDATEPPHFHGHRERLRKRFREAGADALADYELIELVLFRAIPRRDVKPLAKALLKRFGSFAEVAAAPELRLAEIDGMTAVAITELKVIQAAAVRFGRSRIERRPVLSSWSSVIDYCRSAMAFAEREQFRVLYLDKKNALIADEVQGEGTIDHTPVYPREVLKRALELSATALILVHNHPSGDPTPSRADILMTQQIIEIAKPLGVAVHDHIIVGRDGHVSFKGLQLI from the coding sequence ATGACCGAGAAGAGCGAAGCAACTTTGCCCGATGCAACCGAGCCGCCGCATTTCCACGGCCATCGGGAGCGGCTGCGCAAGCGCTTCCGCGAGGCCGGCGCCGACGCTTTGGCCGACTACGAACTGATCGAGCTCGTGCTGTTCCGCGCCATTCCCAGGCGCGATGTCAAACCGCTTGCCAAGGCCTTGCTGAAGCGCTTCGGGTCGTTTGCCGAAGTCGCCGCCGCGCCCGAGCTCCGGCTCGCCGAGATCGATGGCATGACCGCCGTGGCGATCACCGAGCTGAAGGTGATCCAGGCGGCGGCCGTGCGTTTCGGCAGGAGCCGGATCGAGCGCCGCCCGGTGCTGTCGTCCTGGTCCAGCGTCATCGACTATTGCCGCTCGGCCATGGCCTTTGCCGAACGCGAGCAATTTCGCGTGCTCTATCTCGACAAGAAGAACGCGCTGATCGCCGACGAGGTACAGGGCGAGGGCACGATCGACCACACGCCGGTCTATCCGCGCGAGGTGCTGAAACGGGCCCTCGAGCTCTCGGCGACCGCGCTGATCCTGGTCCACAACCACCCGTCCGGCGATCCGACGCCGTCGCGCGCCGATATCCTGATGACCCAGCAGATCATCGAGATCGCCAAGCCCCTGGGCGTAGCGGTGCATGACCACATCATCGTCGGCCGCGACGGCCATGTCAGCTTCAAGGGGCTGCAGCTGATCTGA
- a CDS encoding LysR family transcriptional regulator, whose amino-acid sequence MRLDQLSGLIAFLKVAETKSFTRAAAELGVSPPSLSEAVRGLEARLGVRLLNRTTRSVGLTEAGAAYLDRVGPAAEEILTAGAALKETRDHPAGLLRISVPWIAGPLLMEPLMTPFLKAYPDVKLDLVFDDGFVDLAAEGFDAGIRIGELLEQDMIAVRVSAALRTAVVASPDYLARHGTPARPADLDGHACIAYRLASNRAIAPWDFVVDGRDIAYRPDPRLSANTMPLMVDAAARGLGLAFVVERLAAARIGDATLVKVLEAYCPAYDPLHIYYPSRRLTPPKLRAFVDFARSRR is encoded by the coding sequence ATGCGGTTGGACCAGCTCAGCGGCCTGATTGCCTTTCTCAAGGTGGCGGAGACGAAGAGTTTCACCCGCGCGGCGGCTGAACTCGGCGTATCGCCGCCGTCCCTGAGCGAGGCGGTGCGCGGGCTGGAGGCGCGCCTGGGTGTCCGGCTGCTCAATCGCACCACCCGCAGCGTCGGCCTGACCGAAGCGGGCGCGGCCTATCTCGATCGGGTCGGGCCGGCGGCGGAAGAAATTCTGACGGCCGGCGCCGCGCTGAAGGAAACCCGGGATCATCCGGCCGGACTGCTGCGCATCAGCGTGCCCTGGATCGCCGGCCCGCTCCTGATGGAACCCTTGATGACGCCGTTCCTCAAGGCCTATCCGGACGTGAAGCTCGACCTTGTCTTCGATGACGGCTTCGTCGACCTGGCGGCCGAAGGCTTCGATGCCGGCATACGCATCGGCGAATTGCTGGAACAGGACATGATCGCGGTGCGCGTCAGCGCTGCGCTTCGCACCGCCGTCGTGGCGAGCCCTGATTACCTGGCCCGCCACGGAACGCCGGCACGGCCGGCCGATCTGGATGGCCATGCCTGCATCGCCTACCGGCTCGCCTCGAACCGCGCGATCGCGCCCTGGGATTTCGTCGTGGACGGGCGTGACATTGCCTATAGGCCCGATCCGCGGCTGTCGGCCAACACCATGCCGCTGATGGTGGATGCTGCCGCCAGGGGCCTTGGCCTGGCCTTCGTCGTCGAGCGGCTGGCGGCCGCCCGGATCGGCGACGCCACGCTGGTCAAGGTTCTGGAGGCCTATTGCCCAGCCTATGATCCCCTTCACATCTATTATCCGAGCCGCCGGCTGACGCCGCCGAAGCTCAGGGCTTTCGTCGACTTCGCGCGATCCCGCCGATAG
- a CDS encoding mycofactocin-coupled SDR family oxidoreductase, whose amino-acid sequence MPDSRQNDPRLSRRATLLAAPIAAGFAVAPLAGAPVAAESGGPATASSNPTRNRMQGKVALVTGAARGIGRASAVLLAREGADIVALDIAAPIASVTQYPAATPADLEETARLVAATGRHCLSIRADVRDLPGLREAVARTLRDLGRLDVAVVNAGIGMWGSLAAMTDRQWGDVIDINLTGAANTIRAVLPPMIERQDGRIVAIASVGGRAGFADVSAYCASKWGLIGLVKSAALELGRSNVRINAVCPTAVDTPMFRSPNGQYRSALPELGRLPTNADMIELMLRTHALPVPWVSPDDVAGAVLFLASDEARYLTGGAVDVGAGSNARYTA is encoded by the coding sequence ATGCCCGACAGCCGACAGAACGACCCACGGCTCAGCAGGCGCGCGACGCTGCTCGCCGCACCGATTGCCGCAGGTTTCGCGGTCGCCCCGCTGGCCGGCGCGCCGGTTGCGGCTGAATCCGGCGGGCCGGCCACGGCTTCATCGAACCCGACGCGAAACCGAATGCAGGGAAAGGTCGCCCTGGTCACTGGCGCGGCGCGCGGCATCGGCCGCGCCAGCGCCGTCCTGCTCGCCCGCGAAGGCGCCGATATCGTTGCCCTCGACATTGCCGCACCGATTGCAAGCGTCACGCAATATCCGGCGGCAACCCCGGCCGATCTCGAAGAAACGGCGCGCCTGGTGGCGGCAACCGGCCGGCATTGCTTGTCCATCCGCGCCGACGTCCGCGACCTGCCGGGCCTGCGTGAAGCGGTTGCCCGAACCCTGCGCGATCTCGGCAGGCTCGATGTCGCCGTCGTCAATGCCGGCATCGGCATGTGGGGATCGCTCGCGGCGATGACCGATCGCCAGTGGGGCGATGTCATCGACATCAACCTGACCGGCGCGGCCAATACCATTCGGGCCGTGCTGCCGCCCATGATCGAGCGGCAGGACGGACGGATCGTGGCGATCGCCTCGGTCGGCGGACGCGCCGGTTTTGCCGATGTCAGCGCCTATTGCGCCAGCAAATGGGGGCTGATCGGCCTGGTCAAATCGGCCGCTCTCGAACTCGGCAGATCCAATGTCCGGATCAATGCCGTCTGTCCGACCGCGGTCGATACCCCGATGTTCCGCAGTCCCAATGGCCAATATCGGTCGGCCTTGCCGGAGCTCGGCCGGCTGCCGACGAATGCCGACATGATCGAGCTGATGCTCCGGACACACGCCCTGCCGGTGCCTTGGGTCAGCCCGGACGACGTCGCCGGCGCCGTGCTGTTTCTGGCTTCCGACGAAGCCCGTTACCTGACCGGCGGCGCGGTCGACGTCGGCGCCGGAAGCAATGCCCGCTACACGGCCTGA
- a CDS encoding VOC family protein — MAKVTGIGGLFFRARDPKALAAWYETHLGIDDIARSVWSQTAGPTVFSPFAEDTAYFGRAAQQWMVNFRVDDLDRMMADLKAAGIATETRAEWDSEVGRFCRIHDPEGNPIELWQPAASMPDPAR, encoded by the coding sequence ATGGCCAAGGTGACAGGCATTGGCGGGCTGTTCTTTCGCGCCCGCGACCCCAAGGCATTGGCTGCCTGGTACGAGACCCATCTCGGGATCGACGATATCGCCAGGAGCGTCTGGAGCCAGACTGCCGGCCCGACGGTGTTTTCGCCCTTCGCCGAGGACACCGCCTATTTCGGCCGGGCGGCGCAACAGTGGATGGTCAATTTCCGGGTCGACGATCTCGACCGGATGATGGCCGACCTGAAGGCCGCCGGCATCGCGACCGAGACCCGCGCGGAATGGGACTCCGAGGTTGGCCGTTTCTGCCGCATCCATGATCCGGAAGGCAATCCGATCGAGCTGTGGCAGCCCGCCGCGTCGATGCCCGATCCGGCGCGCTGA
- a CDS encoding MDR family oxidoreductase, whose translation MGTFKAVVVTKGETGTTAALSTFDENDLMDGDVTVRVSHSTLNYKDGLALTGKAPVIRRFPMIPGIDFAGVVETSSHADFKPGDAVILNGWGTGETHLGAFAEKTRVKGDWLVPLPAGLSSAEAMAVGTAGYTAMLCVMALERHGIRPDRGPVVVTGAAGGVGSVATALLAKLGYHVIASTGRPQEASYLTALGAAEIIDRAELSGPAKPLAKERWAGGVDSVGSHTLANVLAMTRYGGAVAACGLAQGMDLPTTVAPFILRGVSLLGVDSVMAPKTLRLEAWSRLARDLDREKLATITSTIPLESVIEAGQAIIEGRIRGRVVVTID comes from the coding sequence ATGGGCACGTTCAAGGCGGTGGTGGTGACCAAGGGCGAGACCGGCACGACGGCCGCGCTGTCGACCTTCGACGAAAACGACCTGATGGACGGCGATGTCACCGTCCGCGTCTCGCATTCGACGCTCAACTACAAGGACGGCCTGGCGCTGACCGGCAAGGCGCCGGTGATCCGGCGCTTCCCGATGATCCCCGGCATCGACTTCGCCGGCGTGGTCGAGACCTCGAGCCATGCCGATTTCAAGCCCGGCGACGCCGTCATCCTCAATGGCTGGGGCACCGGCGAGACCCATCTCGGCGCCTTCGCCGAAAAGACCCGGGTCAAGGGTGACTGGCTGGTGCCGCTGCCCGCCGGGTTGTCGTCTGCCGAAGCCATGGCGGTCGGCACTGCCGGTTACACCGCCATGCTCTGCGTCATGGCGCTGGAACGCCACGGCATCCGGCCGGACCGGGGGCCGGTGGTGGTAACCGGCGCCGCCGGTGGCGTCGGCTCGGTCGCCACCGCGCTGCTCGCCAAGCTCGGCTACCACGTCATCGCCTCCACCGGCCGGCCGCAGGAGGCCAGCTATCTCACCGCGCTCGGCGCGGCCGAGATCATCGATCGTGCCGAATTGTCGGGCCCGGCCAAGCCGCTCGCCAAGGAACGCTGGGCCGGCGGTGTCGATTCGGTCGGCTCGCACACCCTCGCCAATGTGCTCGCCATGACCCGTTACGGCGGCGCGGTCGCGGCCTGCGGCCTCGCCCAGGGCATGGACCTGCCGACCACCGTGGCACCCTTCATCCTGCGCGGCGTGTCGCTGCTCGGCGTCGATTCGGTGATGGCGCCGAAAACGCTGAGGCTCGAGGCCTGGTCCAGGCTGGCGCGCGATCTCGATCGGGAGAAGCTCGCCACCATCACCTCGACCATCCCGCTCGAGAGCGTCATCGAGGCTGGTCAGGCGATCATCGAGGGACGCATTCGCGGCCGGGTTGTCGTCACGATTGATTGA
- a CDS encoding TAXI family TRAP transporter solute-binding subunit, translating into MTRTRLVIFGVLSAIVGCAALATFWVNRPTTLTFAIGPAGSEAAKLVDALRLSLLRERLSVRLKLITSDSPSDSAAKIDRGDADLAVVRADIAFPPSALAVAIWQRNPVVLAAPASSGIERWTDLPGKAVGVVGRGTGFNVRLVETILREHGIQPSSVRLLDIQPWEAGDAFKKLKIQALVTIGPASAKPVADAMAGLIREAPEGRITLVPIREAEAMADRVFFLESIDVVAGSFGSNPPRPPESFPTLGVVHYLVARRTLADTVVSEFTQQLFTLRPALATQHPVAFRIEVPETEKGSSVQVHPGALAYLTGEQKTFLELYSDYLYLAIFALSLGGSAIAALAGYFGMGRREVDPGRLPEVLHLLRDIRATDDPDELDRIAQRADDIFVESIEKSKDPGFDEGRFATLTLALDRLNAALADRRRALAMQSEYDDEDDGLSGDGPAVARPVASRG; encoded by the coding sequence ATGACCCGAACGCGCCTCGTTATTTTCGGTGTTCTCAGCGCCATCGTCGGCTGCGCCGCGCTTGCGACCTTTTGGGTCAATCGGCCGACGACGTTGACCTTTGCCATTGGCCCGGCCGGCTCCGAGGCAGCCAAGCTTGTCGATGCCCTGAGGCTGTCGCTGTTGCGCGAGCGCTTGAGCGTCCGCCTGAAACTGATCACCTCGGATTCGCCGAGCGACAGCGCCGCCAAGATCGATCGCGGCGATGCGGACCTCGCCGTCGTGCGCGCCGACATCGCCTTCCCGCCCTCGGCGCTCGCCGTGGCGATTTGGCAGCGCAATCCGGTAGTGCTCGCCGCACCCGCCAGCTCCGGCATCGAGCGCTGGACCGACCTGCCCGGCAAGGCGGTCGGCGTCGTCGGCCGCGGCACCGGTTTCAACGTCCGCCTGGTCGAGACCATCCTGCGCGAGCACGGCATCCAGCCCTCCAGCGTCCGGCTCCTCGACATCCAGCCGTGGGAAGCCGGCGACGCCTTCAAGAAGCTGAAGATCCAGGCCCTGGTGACCATTGGCCCGGCCTCGGCCAAGCCGGTCGCCGACGCCATGGCCGGGCTGATCCGCGAGGCGCCGGAAGGGCGCATCACGTTGGTGCCGATCCGCGAAGCCGAAGCCATGGCCGACCGGGTCTTCTTCCTCGAATCGATCGATGTGGTCGCCGGCTCCTTCGGCTCCAATCCACCGCGGCCGCCGGAGAGCTTCCCGACCCTTGGCGTCGTGCACTATCTGGTGGCGCGGCGCACTTTGGCCGACACGGTGGTGTCGGAATTCACCCAGCAGCTGTTCACGCTGCGCCCGGCCCTGGCGACCCAGCATCCGGTGGCCTTTCGCATCGAGGTGCCGGAGACCGAAAAGGGCTCCTCGGTGCAGGTCCACCCGGGCGCGCTCGCCTATCTCACCGGCGAGCAGAAGACCTTCCTCGAACTCTACAGCGACTATCTCTACCTCGCGATCTTCGCGCTCTCGCTCGGCGGCTCGGCGATTGCGGCACTGGCCGGCTATTTCGGCATGGGCCGGCGCGAGGTCGACCCGGGACGGCTGCCGGAGGTCCTGCACCTGTTGCGCGATATCCGCGCCACCGACGATCCCGACGAACTCGACCGGATCGCCCAGCGCGCCGACGACATCTTTGTCGAATCGATCGAGAAGTCGAAGGACCCGGGCTTTGATGAAGGGCGGTTCGCCACCTTGACGCTGGCCCTCGACCGGCTCAACGCCGCGCTGGCCGACCGCCGCCGGGCGCTGGCCATGCAGAGCGAATATGACGACGAGGACGACGGCCTGAGCGGCGACGGCCCGGCCGTGGCCCGGCCGGTGGCGTCGCGGGGGTGA
- a CDS encoding Fur family transcriptional regulator, with protein MRMTDQRRVIARVISSAEDHPDVEELHRRANAIDTNISLSTVYRTVKLFEDSGIITRHVFGDGRARYETIPEAHHDHLIDLRTGRVVEFQSEEIERLQTEIARKLGYKLVDHRLELYCVPLDDEH; from the coding sequence ATGCGGATGACCGATCAGCGGCGGGTCATCGCGCGGGTCATCTCTTCCGCCGAGGATCATCCCGACGTCGAGGAACTGCACCGGCGCGCCAATGCCATCGATACCAATATCTCGCTGTCGACGGTCTATCGGACGGTCAAGCTGTTCGAGGATTCGGGCATCATCACCCGTCACGTCTTCGGCGACGGTCGGGCCCGTTATGAAACCATTCCGGAGGCGCACCATGATCACCTGATCGATCTGCGCACCGGACGGGTGGTCGAATTCCAGTCCGAGGAGATCGAGCGCCTGCAGACCGAAATCGCCCGCAAGCTCGGCTACAAGCTGGTCGATCATCGCCTCGAGCTCTATTGCGTGCCGCTCGATGACGAGCACTGA
- a CDS encoding lysophospholipid acyltransferase family protein, whose protein sequence is MTSTDLPSVQPPVDQFGREGSSPFDTVRAIFWLAVLIATAVVLLPVQMVAHALKLPLRHTVPMLFHRVVLVALGTKVTVRGEPTTHRPVLYVPNHVTWVDIMVLGSLAPVSFVAKSEVATWPVFGYLAKLQRSIFVDRDRRHATPKTADEMIERMREGEPVVLFAEGTSSDGNRILKFRGALIGAAESLARATGESVWIQPIALAYRRINGLPAGRQHRPRISWSGDIAMIPHAWALLKDGAVDVDVIFGNPVPFDPSADRKAIAHYLEARVRGLHAAALTGKDDSLPPLSSL, encoded by the coding sequence ATGACGAGCACTGACCTGCCCTCCGTCCAGCCGCCGGTGGATCAGTTCGGCCGGGAAGGCTCGAGCCCGTTCGACACCGTTCGCGCCATCTTCTGGCTGGCCGTGCTGATCGCCACGGCGGTCGTCCTGCTGCCGGTCCAGATGGTCGCCCATGCCTTGAAACTGCCGCTGCGCCATACCGTGCCGATGCTGTTCCACCGGGTCGTTCTGGTGGCGCTCGGCACCAAGGTGACCGTGCGCGGCGAGCCGACCACCCATCGCCCGGTGCTTTATGTGCCGAACCACGTGACCTGGGTCGACATCATGGTGCTCGGCTCGCTGGCGCCGGTTTCCTTCGTCGCCAAGTCCGAGGTCGCCACCTGGCCGGTCTTCGGTTATCTCGCCAAGCTCCAGCGTTCGATCTTTGTCGATCGCGACCGGCGCCACGCGACGCCCAAGACCGCCGATGAAATGATCGAGCGGATGCGCGAGGGCGAGCCGGTCGTGCTGTTCGCCGAAGGCACCTCGTCGGACGGCAATCGCATCCTGAAATTCCGCGGCGCCCTCATCGGCGCGGCCGAGAGCCTGGCGCGGGCCACCGGCGAGAGCGTCTGGATCCAGCCGATCGCGCTGGCCTATCGGCGCATCAACGGCCTGCCGGCCGGCCGCCAGCATCGCCCGCGCATTTCCTGGTCCGGCGACATCGCCATGATCCCCCATGCCTGGGCCCTGCTCAAGGACGGCGCCGTCGATGTCGACGTCATCTTCGGTAATCCCGTGCCGTTCGATCCGAGCGCCGACCGCAAGGCGATCGCCCATTACCTCGAGGCGCGCGTCCGCGGCCTGCACGCGGCGGCATTGACCGGCAAGGATGACAGCCTGCCGCCGCTCTCCTCGCTCTGA